The genomic DNA TAAAATTCTCCGCTGTAATCCCATTTTTCAGCAACAAACCCATCTGAATCAGTTGCGTACTCAACGCTTAAAAAGAGATCAATTATATCAGTGGAATACTTATGTTTATCAAGCCATTCCGCAACAAACTTCGGTACCACGACTTTTTCTGGTTCGTCTATCTGTTTTGCTAAGCCAATCGCGTTGTTATATGCGTCTTTTTTACCTCGCGAAAAATCAGTATAATCACTAATTTCTGCGTTGCGATTTATATTTGCTCTAATTTCTTCTAACGTTTCAATAAATTCTTGTTTATTCATCGCTAATCCCCCTTGAAACTGTTAAAACAGTAGACAGATGTCCGTTATTACGCAAATATTTCAATAAGTCATCAATATCAGATACATCTTCATCTTCTCCGTAATAGATGCTTTCAATTATTACAGCTAAATCTATATAGCTTATTTTTAATCGTTTCATTCTGTTCTCTCCAATAGTTTTAAGTTATCCCATACATTTCCGATGACTAATAGTTCAAAAAGTGGATATGTCTTATTTGGATCTCCTGAAAATGCCCCTAAAAAAGAGTCATAGTAATCTACACCCTCACTTTTAAACACGAATGAACAGTCTTCCCAAATAACATCAGTGATGTATTCTGAAATACCTTCATTTGTTACTTCTATTATTTTCAAAATATCACCCTCAAAAATTTCAACGCCGTTCTTGTCTTTCAACCCTGTTGATTGTCCGACTGTTTCCTTATCAATCAGATAAACCGAATTTTCATCTGATTCATTTACGATGGCATACTGGCCAAACATAAAAGTTAGAAGTCCAATATGCCAGTTACCTCTTTGATCTCTTGCTCTAAATTTTGGGATCATCTTCTTTACTCTCTTTCCGCTTAAAAATATAAATTTATATGTTCAAAGACATCTCTTTTTTTACTAGTGGTGTAGTTGTCAAAACGAACGAACAGCTCTTTCTTTACATTATTTGTTAAAAACCTGACAGAATATCCATACTTAATTCTGCTTATTTCAATGGCATCTCTGCATATTTTTCTCAGCTCATTTTTCGATAGTTTAACTCTAAAACCTAGCACTATGTCAGTAACACCATTCACGGTCTCTGTCTTAGCGGACCAATCGTCATTACAATAATGCCCATAAAATTGCCAAAGTTTATCATTATCTAACTCAAGCAAATTTATTTGCTCATTCATCTTATTCACCCGCTTTCATAAATACTAACCAATGTGTTTTTGCTCTTTTATTGCCGTACAATGGCTCACAATCAATTGTGCTTAATATTTCAGATAACTTGATTTGTTCCTCGTTCCATTTAAAAACTAACGTCCCATTGGGCTTCAAAACCCTCATACACTCATGAAAACCTTTTTGTATATCTTCTTTCCAAGTTTTCTCGTTTAGCTTGCCATATTTTTTAGCCAACCAGCTGTTATTACCACACCTCAATAAATGCGGAGGATCAAATACAACATGATAAAACGAGTTATCTTCAAAAGGCATCTTTCTAAAATCTGCAACTAGATTAGGATTAACATCGATAACATGCCCACTGTCTAATTTTTCGTAATGTTCTCTGTTGTCCATAAACAAAACTTGTTCGTTTTGCTTATCAAACCAAAACATTCTGCTACCACAGCAAGCATCAAGTATTCTTTTCATAATTTCAAAGGAGAAAAAGCTTTTTAATGCGGCCGCAAATCTCCGCTCCTTTCTGATTATTTAACTAATACATAAAATCCATTTTTCTTTGCAACGTCTCCTCGAATTCCCAAATGGCCTTCCAACTCTTCAAAGGTCCTTTTTGTAATTTTAGAAAGTTGCGTGTCATACCCCAAATTTCTAAGTGTCACGTATTCATCTGGTGTTAATTGGTCTAAATCTATTGCCACAATTGGTGGAAACCGTTCAGCAGACGGTTTAAATGTCACACTAGTTAATTTCATATTTTTTTACCTCACAATTTTACCGCTTTATTTTTCGATTTAAGGCGTTTTAAATCATTTATGATTAATTACCCTAAACTAATTATTGAATTTAACTGTCGTTAAATTACGCCGTAAAAACAACAAATTATT from Enterococcus faecalis includes the following:
- a CDS encoding YopX family protein, giving the protein MIPKFRARDQRGNWHIGLLTFMFGQYAIVNESDENSVYLIDKETVGQSTGLKDKNGVEIFEGDILKIIEVTNEGISEYITDVIWEDCSFVFKSEGVDYYDSFLGAFSGDPNKTYPLFELLVIGNVWDNLKLLERTE
- a CDS encoding class I SAM-dependent methyltransferase, which gives rise to MKRILDACCGSRMFWFDKQNEQVLFMDNREHYEKLDSGHVIDVNPNLVADFRKMPFEDNSFYHVVFDPPHLLRCGNNSWLAKKYGKLNEKTWKEDIQKGFHECMRVLKPNGTLVFKWNEEQIKLSEILSTIDCEPLYGNKRAKTHWLVFMKAGE